From the genome of Flavobacterium luteolum, one region includes:
- a CDS encoding L-threonylcarbamoyladenylate synthase translates to MAEFIKIYPDKPSEAAIAKVVKVLQNGGLVIYPTDTVYGLGCDITNSRALEKIAKIKGVKLEKANFSFICHDLSNLSDYVRQIDTSTFKILKRALPGPYTFILPGNNNLPKEFKKKTTVGIRVPDNNIILEIVRQLGNPVVSTSIRDEDDVIEYTTDPELIFEKWQHLVDMVIDGGYGDNVGSTIIDLSEHEPVIVREGKGDIGIL, encoded by the coding sequence ATGGCAGAATTTATAAAAATATACCCAGATAAACCTAGTGAAGCTGCAATTGCAAAAGTTGTGAAAGTGCTTCAGAATGGAGGTTTGGTAATTTATCCGACAGATACTGTTTATGGTTTGGGTTGCGATATTACCAATTCTAGAGCTTTAGAAAAAATTGCTAAGATCAAGGGAGTAAAATTAGAGAAAGCAAATTTCTCCTTTATCTGTCATGATTTGAGTAATTTATCAGATTATGTGCGTCAGATAGATACATCAACGTTTAAGATATTAAAAAGAGCGCTACCTGGACCTTATACTTTCATTTTGCCAGGAAACAATAATTTGCCAAAAGAGTTTAAAAAGAAAACTACTGTTGGTATTCGTGTTCCTGATAATAATATTATTTTAGAAATTGTTCGCCAGTTAGGAAATCCTGTTGTTTCGACTTCCATACGCGATGAAGATGATGTAATCGAATATACTACAGATCCAGAATTGATTTTCGAAAAATGGCAGCATCTTGTTGATATGGTAATTGATGGCGGTTACGGAGATAATGTCGGATCAACAATTATAGATCTTTCTGAACATGAGCCAGTTATAGTCAGAGAAGGTAAAGGGGATATTGGTATTTTGTAA
- a CDS encoding OmpA/MotB family protein, with protein MRKIVIALSVLMALTSCVSKKKYAELEAKNKETQDLLNSCTVKLNTCLEEKAGLAATAESYKQHNQDLINSSKDLTILTTKGAENLEKSLESLKEKDLKISRLQDALTKKDSVTLALVTSLKGAVGINDPDIEINVEKGVVFISIADKLLFKSGSYDVSDKAKSVLAKVAKVVNDKPDFECMVEGHTDDVPYKSNGIILDNWDLSVKRSTSIVRVLTNDLGVNPAKLIAAGRSSYVPLVANDSPENKARNRRTRIVVMPKIDQFYDMIEKEMKKQAK; from the coding sequence ATGAGAAAAATAGTTATCGCACTATCAGTATTAATGGCCCTAACATCATGTGTTTCTAAAAAGAAATATGCTGAGTTGGAAGCTAAAAACAAAGAGACTCAAGATTTGTTAAACTCATGTACTGTAAAATTAAATACGTGCTTAGAAGAAAAAGCTGGATTAGCTGCTACAGCGGAAAGCTACAAACAACATAATCAAGATTTAATCAATAGTTCTAAAGATTTAACTATCTTAACTACTAAAGGTGCTGAAAACCTTGAAAAATCTCTTGAAAGTTTAAAAGAAAAAGATTTGAAAATCTCTAGACTTCAAGATGCTTTAACTAAAAAAGACAGTGTTACTTTAGCATTAGTTACAAGCTTAAAAGGAGCTGTTGGAATCAACGATCCAGACATCGAAATCAATGTTGAAAAAGGAGTTGTATTTATCTCTATCGCTGATAAATTATTATTCAAAAGTGGTAGCTATGACGTAAGTGACAAAGCTAAATCTGTTTTAGCTAAAGTTGCTAAAGTTGTAAACGATAAACCTGATTTTGAGTGTATGGTTGAAGGACACACAGATGACGTTCCTTACAAAAGCAACGGAATTATCTTAGACAACTGGGATTTAAGTGTTAAGCGTTCTACTTCTATCGTTCGCGTATTGACAAACGATCTTGGTGTTAACCCAGCTAAATTAATTGCTGCAGGTAGAAGTTCTTACGTACCATTAGTTGCTAACGATTCTCCTGAGAACAAAGCTCGTAACAGAAGAACCCGTATCGTAGTTATGCCAAAAATCGATCAATTCTATGATATGATTGAAAAAGAAATGAAAAAACAAGCTAAATAA
- a CDS encoding glycosyltransferase family 2 protein, which yields MDKIAVVILNWNGVKLLEQFLPSVIQFSEGAAIYVADNDSTDDSVAFVTEHFPTVKIVKNSGNHGFAKGYNDALQHIDAEIYALVNSDIEVTENWLKPILDTFEKEKQTAIIQPKILDFKNKEYFEYAGAAGGFIDKYGFPFCRGRIFETIEKDNGQYDDNIELFWASGACFFIRKNIYHELGGFDESFFAHQEEIDLCWRAANEGHIIKYNSQSVVYHVGGATLQQGNPKKTYLNFRNSLLMMVKNLPKRGLFWVIFFRMVLDGIAGIRFLTQGKIKHTIAILKAHFSFYCLSLKYLRKRKDFQIQQYYSVKSIVFLYYIKKLTLFKEIFNSIQNIKN from the coding sequence TTGGATAAAATAGCAGTTGTCATTTTAAATTGGAACGGAGTAAAATTGCTTGAGCAGTTTTTACCATCTGTTATTCAGTTTTCAGAAGGAGCGGCAATTTATGTTGCTGACAATGATTCTACGGATGATTCTGTCGCATTTGTTACAGAACACTTTCCAACCGTAAAAATTGTAAAAAATTCAGGCAATCATGGTTTTGCAAAAGGTTATAATGATGCCTTACAACATATTGATGCAGAAATTTACGCTTTAGTAAATTCAGATATAGAAGTAACTGAAAATTGGCTGAAACCAATTCTTGATACTTTCGAAAAAGAAAAACAAACTGCCATTATTCAGCCTAAAATTCTTGATTTTAAAAACAAAGAATATTTTGAATATGCTGGAGCAGCAGGTGGTTTTATTGACAAATACGGATTCCCTTTCTGTAGAGGAAGAATATTTGAAACCATCGAAAAAGATAATGGACAATATGATGACAACATAGAATTGTTCTGGGCTTCGGGCGCTTGTTTCTTTATACGAAAGAATATTTATCATGAATTAGGAGGTTTTGACGAAAGCTTCTTTGCACATCAGGAAGAAATTGATCTATGCTGGAGAGCCGCAAATGAAGGACATATTATAAAGTATAATTCTCAATCTGTAGTTTACCATGTTGGAGGTGCAACATTGCAACAAGGAAATCCAAAGAAAACCTATTTGAATTTTAGAAATTCATTATTAATGATGGTTAAAAATCTACCGAAAAGAGGATTATTCTGGGTGATTTTTTTTCGTATGGTTTTGGATGGTATTGCAGGTATCCGTTTTCTTACACAGGGTAAAATTAAGCACACTATTGCTATTTTAAAGGCACATTTTTCATTTTATTGCTTATCTTTAAAATATCTCAGAAAACGAAAAGATTTTCAAATACAGCAGTACTATTCGGTAAAAAGCATCGTTTTCCTTTATTATATCAAGAAATTGACCTTATTTAAAGAAATCTTTAACAGTATTCAAAATATTAAAAACTAA